TTCATGCTGTGAATATAGACCTTGTTGCATTTTCTCAAGGAgcagagtaattttttttttctctggctaCATTTGAAATACAAAGAGGTGAAAATGGTaccatcaaaatgtaaaaagctaaaaataaaaacattgaaaatggTTTCCACGGTTGCATGATATggaatacaaacaaaatatacaatacaaaaatgatAATACAGTGTCATCTGGCAGGAATGGAGTATggcatataaacaaaaatagaaCATTCTTTAAGACACCTAATTTACATATAACATTTGGTTtattcaaatgtaataaaaaatggATGGTTTAAATGGTACTTCGGTAAGGACTTTTCCCTATTACTCATTATGcttacattcatacattcaaACTATAATTAAATAGATTGCAAACCCTCTGATTCCTACAAAATTCTTTGGTAATCCAAGTTTCAAATGGCCTGTCTGTAATTTAAGTTTTAATACAAAAGGGACCTTTTTGTATTTAAACTTTTGTTAAAATTTAACATAAAGTTCACAAACTGACATACTTTGGAGCTTGCTTTGCTACTATTATATCAACTAATTTTTCAGTCTCTACTCAACAGTTAGTTTGAACCAGCTGCTGTTGACACAATTATGCATAGGTCAGAACTAAGATAAACCACTAGTATCTGCTTAACCTCCAAGAAACATGTTCACCAGAGATAAACAAGAGATATACAAGTCAAGCATATAATCATACATTATCCAACTGAATTTAGTTTCTTCACTTTTAAGCAGCCTCCCTCAGAAGCccaaaaaatatctttttattgtAATACATAGTGGGAATCTTCCCAGATCCCCCTAAACCATACAGATTGTCATTTTAACTCTTAGAATAAGGGTACTCTGTTATCAATACACAGTTAAATGTGTCAGAGAGGAGACATCTGTTGTCCTTAAACGTAGGCACAAAAGGtatgcagaaacaatgatgtaCATGTCCATTAGTTAGTTTGCTGTAGTATGAGTTTTTCGCTGCATTCATAGATGAAAATTTTGATTCCATTGCCTGCTTTTGATGTGTCACTGACTTTACAATTATTGGTGTTACTTGGTAGTTTAATATGATGATTTGAAGATAAATCCTTGGATGCATTGGGACACATCCTCAGTGATGTTCCTGAGGTCATCGGGAATTTGGGTCTTTCAACATCATACACCTTCGCTCAGGTGACCAATCCAGGGTTGATGAGACCCTGGCTTGTGTCCCAGCAGCATTCATCACTCCTACTGATCCAAAGCCATCTGGAGACCCTCTCTGCAGCCTCCATGGTTTACTTGATGGCTTCCCTGTTGATGCCAAGTAGAGTGGTAACTCCAAGCCTTAAAAACTTACTTGGTAGGCCAGACTTGTCTACTGTGGGGATCAGACCCTGGCCTGTGTCCCAGCCGCTGGATAACTCCCTCTGATCCAACGCTATCTGGAGGCCCTCTCTGCAGCTTCCATGATGGACTTGATGGTTTTCCTTTTTGCAGCCTCAGTGATGCCAAGTAGAGTGGAGCCCTTGTACATTGAGTGGACAGCAAAGCCTCTACAACCACTTCAATGGAATCACAGCGTGCCTCCCAGCTGCTCCTCAGGCactgctccaccagctcctggtaGTTGGACTGCTTCTGCTCATTTGCCTTTCCATACTGTCCTCCTAGGGAACTGTAAGCTCTATAAGGAGCACCTGTTTTGAGGAGCGCCACATCTGGGCTCAATTAAGTTGTCATAACATGGTCCAGGAACTTGAGTTGCCTCCCCAAATTGACTCGCAGCTCCCAGTCCGACACAGCAGTGAGCAGACTGGCTGCTGACCGGGGCTGCGGCTGCGGTCGCTCACCCACCCTGACAAAGGCAATGTACCTCTGGCCATGGACATGCTTGTTGTTTGCCACGACTTTGGAGATTACCTCTTCAACTGTCTTCAGCACCTGGTTGTGTGACAAGGGGTAGTTGCCCTCCCCCAATGCTTTTGGGCAGCTGCTGAGGATTTGCTGACAGTTCATGCTGTGACCTGTGTGCCCTTTCCCAGGGCACACAGGGAAAGGGCCCTTGTGTGCCCTTTCCCAGGGCACACAGGACATGCTAGAGAATCACTCTTGCCAGACATGGAGATTTGCTGGGCTAGGTAAGACATCATACACCGCTTAGGCCATGAACTTGATCAACTGGAGTTCTGCCTGCCAGATATCAGTCCAGGATATCTTCCTCTTCAGCGCACCCTCCCACCTTGTCCCTACTCTCGGCTGCCGCATACCCACCATTCTGCTGGTCTGTTCCTCCTTTACAACTCTCCACACCTCCTCCAGGACTAGATGGCGTCTGTCCCTGCCATGGGCCTTACCATGTTTTCGATGCATGGGAAGAATGCTGGTGTTGGGCTTCCACGAGGtagaatgaaaatgtatttcttagTTCACTCAGTCTTATACTCATGGTTCTCACCATCAGAATTTCCTTTCATTGCATAGGCTAGTTTGGAACATGCAATTCACTTATTCAGCCTGACCTCTGACAATGAGCTCTCTAACGGTGGTTACAAATGGTTTAAGGAGGAGACAAGTGAGGTGATGTGATACTATTGTGTCGCTGAGGCTGCATAAAAAACGTTGTTCCTGGTCCCCattgaattgtgtttttgtccagatCCGCAGCAGTGTCTGCCTATTGAGTATTTGGGCTTTAATATACATATGAAACCTCAGACGTAGCTTTTAGTACTCAGTTTTTTCAGACTCCCATCCTTCACATGCATTCAATATAACTGGTGTGACTAACTCATCAGGAAGATCTAATATAATATCTACACGTAAATCAAATTAGTTACTAATAAGGGCAAAGATAGCTCAGTAAAGCATAGCATTCAattgttaatttttaattgtGCAAATGGGACACTGTTCATACTCTGCTATCAACAAATCTTGATTGATTACTTggtagttttggttttggttttcttttctttttttctttttttgcagggGTATACTAGCTGAAACTctgataataatatattttaaagcCACCTGACATGATAGATGAGACAGTCCACCCTGTAGGATATTACCATTTTTCTGCAGGGCCTCCTtttgtccatctctctctcagcctggtTCTTGAATTCCATAAATACTGAAAGAGCGGCACCCTTTTAAAGTTTGCTCAATTTTAACCTTGTCTTGAcagaacatttttgttgttcCTTTTCCCCCCTGCAGACAGCACATTTTGCATTGGAGCTGGTTTTGTGACAGGGACACATTCATCATGTAATAAAGTGATGCAAGCTgttcaaaatgccaaaatgaaaCTCAGCGACTATGAGTCCTGTAAAGTAGTGAAGAGGAATTGTAGCTATTTCAGGGTTGTTTCTTTGGCTGCACTGCCAATGATGTCCTGTTAGAGACACAAATGATTAACTCTCGCTGGTACcaattcagtgtgtgtgtgtgtgtgtgtgtgtgtgtgtgtgcgtgcgtgcgtgtgtgtgtgtgtgtactatcGAGAGAAAGGGTTGAAAAGAgaattcatattttctgtaataCTGAAGAGGAAATCTTGATCTTAATCTTATCTTAGTTAATATTTCTACAGAACAGCaactataaaaaatattaatgaatatttattattcCTTTATACTGAGCTCATTTTCATATCTCTACATTTGCTTTTCTACATATACATGTCTTGTAGCACTTCTGCTGAGCTTAATGTCCTCAGCCTATAAAGAcccatataaaaatacaaacaacattCAGTATAACCCcaatattttcagaaacatgTTATTTGAAGACGCATGTGtgtaaaataaagacaagaatGCATTTATAGGCCCAGATGTTTTTAATTGCATATGAGCAGGTTGCAAGCATGATGAAAAATCAAGTCATTTCTCTGTGTAttcttttacagtgttttactgCCATCTATTGTTAAGGTACAAGACAACTATTATTTACACAATGAGTCTTGAACATATCAGAGTTACAGTTAATACTTGACAAATCATTTAGTAAGTTTAGCATTAGAAGCTTTCATCCGTCACTTACTCTGTGACTTGTTGCAGATCCTCAATACATGATTTCTGCagcaaagcattaaaaaaaaaaaaaaaaaatactatacaCTAAGCCTGGAATACCAAATATTAAAACGTCAATTAACTAAAAGTCACAACAGTGTGACATAAATTTATGATAGAAAGTGGCAAAGTGGATATCTGTTGATGTGAAAGTATCAATGAGTATTGCTATTACTTTCAAAAGTCAGTTTCATgcaagaaaattattttctcaagcAGAGTGACTTGATTGCCTAAAAGTGTAATAGACAGCTACATTATCTCCCTTTAATTACACTGAGTACAGTAACGTTTGTGGCGATCTCTCCTTGCCCAGCATGAATTAAAGTGGttattacagtaaaacataatCGGTTGCCTTTCATAGGTTCTGCAGCCAATAGTTTGGGTTGAAATGGCAACTACTGCCACAAATGGCTTTCAGAGGTCAAGTTGATCAAAATTTAGAAGGTTGTTGCCTTCAGACCAAGCGGGATGCTGTGCCCCATCCATCTCTGAGGCGACTTCGTTGCCACTTGCCAGTCTGTGACTGCCCCCACCAATGGTAGCATCACAATCAGGGCACTGTCGACTCTCCATAGCCCCTCCACACTCTGTTATAAGATAGACATGGCCATTAGGACATTTGTGCCAGTGTCCAGGAGGCATTTTCATAGCTGAGAtgatcatctctctctcctcctcactgatCCCCAAACCTGTGAGTGGAAACTTTTGGTTCAGCTCATTCATGGTTTCTTTCACTCTTTGTTCATCCTGCTCAGTGAATTGGCCAGACTTTTCCaaaatttcttttattgtgtttaccTCGGACTGAATTACATCACTTTCACCTCTCTTGTCTGCCTTATGACAACGGACGTTGAGTTCAGCGAGGAAGGTGAGTCTCCGTAACTGTCTCTGCAAATCAAAGACCTGCTGGTCCGTGAATTTTTGGTATTGGTTATTGAGCCAGAGCACAAACTCTGCAACATTCCTCTTAAACTTGTAGCCTCGCAAGAATGTCATGTCTTCTCTTTTAATCTTTAGTAGCTTTGCAACTCTTATCAGGAAATCCATCTTGTTTTCCAGGATCCACAGGTCGTTTGCCGTGAGATAGCGCTGTTCCAGTTTGTCATTGATTTGCAAATATTCGTCTTGCTGATGCATTTCAAACATGTCAATGTTTTCCTTCCACTTTTCTTGAAGAGCCTTCCTGTGCTTTTCAAAATCTGCCTGATGTCCATTTATCTTCACCTTTACCATCTCTATCTCGGCCAGCCTGCGATTGATGTGAGATCCATAGCGTAGATTCTTGCGGATTGGAGTTCGACACTTGGGACATTCCTTTAGTGTTATGGCCACATCTTCTTCATTTGCCTGCTGATTTTCATCCATCCCCATGTACTTATCCATGGCTGTGAATTCAATTATATGTCCACAGTCCTCTAGCTGAATAAAGTGAGCCTCAGGGTCATCCTCAGTTCCAAAGAAAATCTCTGTGACCTCATTGTGATTACAAATGCGACATTTGCTTGGACATTTGTCTCCACACAGACCTATGCACGGGTGGCCGCAATCCAGGATCTTGGCACAAGGTTGGATGCATGGTGGACGATCGCATGACTCATGGCAAAGCTTACTGCATCTTTGGTGAGGGCACTGCCAGGCGCAGGGCTCAATGCATGGAGCACAGGGCTGCCCACATGGCTTCATACATCTACTGTGGATGCAGCAATTCTCACATGGTCTCTGACAGGGGGGGCAATCACGAGTGCAAGGCTCCCTGCACTTGTGAGAGCAAATTAGGAGACGCTCACACTGGTGAAAACATGGGAAATGGAAGCGTCCCTGATAACACTTCCCACAGTCGCCGTGACAGGTATGGCCGCATTTTAGCTGATGATCACATGGGGTCTTACATTCAAGTTCCTCtatctttgttttgtaaaaGCAAGCATCTTGCTGGACATGGCCGCACTTTAGCTCTAAAGTGACCTTCACCTTGCACTTACTTATGCATGGTTCCCCGCAGATTGAATCACATGGATGTCCACACCTGAGAACTTTCTGGCAAGGCTCCTGGCATGCAAATGTATTTGGGTCCTGGTGGCAAGgaaccatctgtgtgtgttgacactTCGGTATGATCTTCTCAACCTTCACTGGACATTTCTTTGGGCATGCTCTATGGCACACAAGTGTGCACCTGTGTCCCTGATCACATAAAATCTTATGGCACTCCTTGCCACACTTGTACTCTTTGTGCTCAGGGTCGTAGGGGTGGCAGACTCTTGAGCAAACATGGCCACAATCCAAACGGAACTGGCAGGGCTGAGTGCAGCCACCCTCAGGGGCTTGTTTGAAGTCTTCAGCACAAGACGCTTTTATCTGTCGATTTGGATGATTCTGACAGCACAGGGTCAGAGCCTTCCCAGCCTGGTTGTTCTCCCTCAAAGTGTGTAAGATGTTGCTCCACAGTTTGATTTGGCCCAGTAATGCACTGTTGCCCACACAGTAGAGACCTTTCTTGGCACGTGACAAGGCTACACAGACGCGATTGGGGATGTTCAAAAAGCCAACTTTACCCTGCATGTTGCTGCGGACCAGAGACAACAAAACAATGTCATTCTCTTCTCCCTGGTACTTGTCTACTACATGCACTTTGACCCCAGAGAACTGGCTGGCAGGCATAAGTTTACGCAGACAGTAGAGCTGGCCAGTATAGGTCGTAAGGATGGTAATTTGCTCTGGTTTGTAGCCCTGAAAGAGAAGATAGCGGCAGAGAGCGACTACAAACATGGCCTCATGCTGGTTCTGATGGCTTCTCCCATCTTTGATCTCTTCTTCTGGGTGGTTGTGCTCCACAAAGAATAAATTGGTATTAAGGCCCTGTAAGAcagcatttaataaaaaaattattataagttattctttgatatttttcatattattttgaatTCAGTATTCTTAATCCTTAAGATTACATTGCCCAACCTtgattcaaaatgtatttaaaagtcTAAGAGACCATGCAGATACTTTTGTATCCATGCAGGCAAGTAAACAGATATTCACTGCTATGAAAAACAGGCAGAATGGAGATGCAGCAGGggaacaaatacaaaacacaccaTGACGTTGTCATAGTCAAACACAGAGGGATGGTTTTCCAGCTCTGTGTAGATGTGTGGGGTCAGAAGACGGGCAATTTCTGGCCTCATACGATGctgaagaacaaacaaaaacaataacatggTTTAAACATAGACAATCACATAAAGATACAGAGGCATGCATGCATCtactaacatacacacaaacgtacCAATTCAAGTATAATGCATTCAACTTGTCTTTAATTGCATCATCTAAAGACTTCTACGTTTTACTGAGTGATAGGTCCTGcaataagatgaaaaaaattaaaagatacaGAAATGCAAACCTGGTAGTTGAGCCTGACAAAAGGAAGTCCCATCTTCACCAGCCTTTCAAACATGGACATATCCAGGTTGAAGTTCTTAGCAAGTTCATATACGGTGGCACTGGGGTGCAGCTAAAGGAGAAATCACATGTTCATCAAATGCTCTAAACACATAAGTTTTCATGAATTATTGTTTAAGAACAGTAACAATTAATGGcttagttttttttgtacaaagtCAGAACTTGTGGTCTTCTTGTGGCCTGAGAGCTAGAAATATGCTTTTATTAGCAATATGGCAATTTCATGCAAGTTTTGTCATCTTtctaaaccttttttaaatctttagaGAGCATGTGATATGAATTTGTGTACCTGTAAATTGAAGCTTGCTTATTTCCAGCTTTTGCCTTATTCCATCCAACTTGGAAGATATACTGTTCTAGATTTACATATCTAAGTGTTCTAAAGTGTCCAAGATCATAACCATGTCAAGTGAGGAACAGAGTGATGACTTTCACGGTCACATGCTTGGAATGAAAAGACTATTTGCAGTTATGTAAATGCTAGTGAACATTTATTACACAGTTCCTTGACACAGGTGGAGGGAACTATCTATACAGTAGAAAGCCTAGAAGGGATAAACAATATTCTACTATGGGTTTCTGTTTTCGGGTGACTGGATGGGAATACAGAATATATGCAAATGCACTTTAACTTTCTTTTGCTGTCCTGTTaagtttttcactgttttgcctgtatgtgtgtgtgggtttgtgtgtgtatctaatTTAGCTAGAGGACAGAGTGTGATTGTGCATGTATGTGGGAGGGGTGAGGGGGAGGCAAGACAAATTCTAATATAAATGTGAAGCATTGTGTTCTGCTCGATTCAACACCAAACCTGTGATTAATGAACACCACAAAAATGCCAAAGCTTATTTTACTCGAAAAGTGTGATCTATCCACTCCgattacatgcacacatttaagTTTGGCttccacaaaaacaaagtgcttgttCATAGAGTTGAAATAAATACTATCAAATAGCTTTAAAcctgtgaaaaaacacagaataccCCATGTTCATGCCATCAGAATAACGTATCTTGGTTGCTTTTTATATGTCTATTTTTTAACCACACCTGTACTAATTTAATTGTTCAGtagtttaaattaataaatcagaTATACTTTAatattgctttatttattttatacttgaAGTCAATATGTATCTGGAACATTAAATTGGACCCACTCGTACTAAAAAGTGAAGGGAGCCTGAGGTACAGTGGTGAATGACTTTTATATTAATCTGATGTACCTGTACGAAAATGGCTGTTGATTTCCACACCTGAGTTACGATATAAGGAATTTTTAAGTCAAACCCTACTTTAAATCCCATTCTTATGCTTTCTGAACCTTCAGTACCACTGTAAGGAAGTCAGGTTTGTTTGTAGCGTCAAATACATGCATAAATTCATGCATAAACAGAGTACAATGAGCAAATATTAggagaaaagcagacagaagtTACACAACAAGAGGAGATCAGGACAGAATATTGAGATGTGTGATAGAACTATGTGTAGTTGTGAGCGCATGCTGCAGATTGCTAGACAGGCTGCCTGGCCATATGTCCTTGGCAGGCCCTGACAAGTTGTTGTAATAGTCTACTGATGTCCAGCATATCACTCCTTACTCTTCTCTTGTAATGTCTGGCATggggtgttttatttttttttcctcgtgtATGTAAATAGGGTAATTTCAGTCAGAGGGATGATGGACTATTCAAATACACTGGCACACTAATAGTCACGCAGAGCGTAAGGAGATTCAGGCCCACCAAGAGTTTAGGAAACATTGGGCTATCCGTGTGTGAGAGCTCTTACCTGCTGGTGGTCTCCGATGAGGATGAGGTGTTGGCATGCTTGGCTCAGTGTAGTGATGGTGTGGGCCTCGAGAACCTCTGCAGCCTCTTCTACAATCACCAGACGTGGACGCACTTCCTGCAGAGCTGTACGGAACTTCGCTGCCCCTGTTGTTGTCATGCCAATAACCTAATGGACAAGATATCGgtttatttacacacattatTAGCTTATCACGTCTGATTATTTTAGGATTAATTTTATTACCATAACCAGTCAGATTGCTGCCTACCCTTACAAATGCAGTACTGCTAATTTGAATACTAGCCTATTTAATGGTGTTATGACTTTTTCAGAGGTTTTGCCACTAGACTATAGCAGTGGCTTCCTTTGTTCCACATTTTGCCCCACAGTTAATTTTCtccttaaaattttaaaaaatacaaaatgtgttatttcacATGTTCAATTTCCCTAAATTCCACAATAGGTGTATATTTCACAGTCCTTCATTGAAGAAAAGTTCGACAATTTGTGAAAAACACTTACTTGCTGATTTGTTCAGAGTttgatgaaaagattgatactaCTCTCACGTCTGTGCAGTACATaagaagctacagccagcggTCGGTTAGTTTAGCTACTTTCCACCCAACTAGGACATATATTTGTATTTGCACATTACTTGTtaatttgtaaatgtaatttttcattgcTGGGAATACCATAAATAAGATTTGATTCTGGGGTAGAGGAAGAAACCTCAGAGATGCATATCGCAAAACCTGGGAAATACAACCAAAGCTATCTGCATGGATAGATACCATTATATCTAAGtcagaaaaatttgtttttatgtaatataGTTGAGCTAACCCTGTAGTCAGCTATATCTGTTCAAAAACAAGACTGGTGTCTGTTAATCTGTTAACGTCCCCCTTGACATCTGATAATACAACAATGTATTATCAAATactaaacacattaaaattctACAGATTTAGTGTATTTCACAATTCCTTTAATTTAGACAGATTTAGCTGCTAAGAGATTTGCCTTAACAAGGATATATTGCAAGATCattcaaaagcaaacaaaaaaaataaaaacaaaacactgttccTCAATGACACTGTACCGTGGCTTCCTTGAGGAGACAGAGGCTCTCACGTCGTTTTACATCAGTCAATCTGTCCACCGCTTTCTGATAGGCCTGCTCAGACTCTAGGGCTTTGTTGCGAAGCTCTGCCCTGTAGTGTGCCACCCACAACCTGCAGacataaagtaaattaataataGTAAAACACCACTGTGACAACTGACTCAATTATATGGAGACCTGGAGACGCTCATTATTTGTTCTGCATCTGGAAGTGTACtcgaaagaagaaaaaaaatcaaaaaacacccTAAGTGTAGTTCATTTTAGCAAGACATATTATATCTGTCTTGAAA
This genomic interval from Xiphias gladius isolate SHS-SW01 ecotype Sanya breed wild chromosome 21, ASM1685928v1, whole genome shotgun sequence contains the following:
- the znfx1 gene encoding NFX1-type zinc finger-containing protein 1 codes for the protein MERLTLINGRRGPNNGNDTGQNENTHGGAEGDRVGEQEGRRRAQLERGETDGGEGIRWRGRGGGGGAADAGRGGRLRGGGRGRGGNRGEGADEREGARWGMAEIGVRRGGYSMDRRGGRGGERRNGSRDRQDWNGGRSDSTGRVGAPQGRRLGYKTLEELSEKDPSVVAITLSSNPALQEVLRDTKMRQDLVELLCLVLSKAFKSRTDRGSLQHLAGMIKDSGFFHTILPHYLVGMVSEFNPLRRAQYPQHLENILAILSEVLSVFPASSVQAVTLQLTLIQASINSLRASGVDIQHQMEEALEGLQGLVRHLQERSREGTLRSDRDTYALLPSGGNNPGEEEQENFRTIPIFPTPEEFQQDHRPFLRPNLTSQRYTNTHLYLDTHFRLLREDFVRPLREGIQQLLRNQMDIGRTDNPLRKKRFDDILVYFDTQLVVPKCTQTGLAYIVQFDIQPLKFVHWQNSKRLLYGSLVCLSCDNFESFLFATVSDRDPKDLQKGQVQITFTEESRFKLASIQKDQLFLMVETTAYFEAYRYVLEGLQDQQEDNLPFQRYIVECSTDVQPPAYLQRGDMYNLSSIAEPDYKESMQPFHSLEAEAWPRMEELGLDESQMKALKLALTKELAIIQGPPGTGKTYVGLKIAQALLTNQDLWGDESGNCPILVVCYTNHALDQFLEGIHTFLKEGIVRVGGRSNSEILKRFSLRELTHAHNFRSTLPSHLRVAYNEIYKQLCQEEREIENQSMKLECSLKGILRENYLQKFISYRHWSSLHLPPMQDGFVTWSDKKPSLIMDWLGLGSPIFLQRETENANRNEDIAAEEAMELDEEDLIEIAEEADLIQAERIIEDDIGPRGGRDGRKRGNTERAVRVVEGLMLAMNLDKAETEAEQSEEGWEIQRDQKKKMKNKIRKELGKSSAMTEEEADSIFDVWTLSRPDRWRLYRLWVAHYRAELRNKALESEQAYQKAVDRLTDVKRRESLCLLKEATVIGMTTTGAAKFRTALQEVRPRLVIVEEAAEVLEAHTITTLSQACQHLILIGDHQQLHPSATVYELAKNFNLDMSMFERLVKMGLPFVRLNYQHRMRPEIARLLTPHIYTELENHPSVFDYDNVMGLNTNLFFVEHNHPEEEIKDGRSHQNQHEAMFVVALCRYLLFQGYKPEQITILTTYTGQLYCLRKLMPASQFSGVKVHVVDKYQGEENDIVLLSLVRSNMQGKVGFLNIPNRVCVALSRAKKGLYCVGNSALLGQIKLWSNILHTLRENNQAGKALTLCCQNHPNRQIKASCAEDFKQAPEGGCTQPCQFRLDCGHVCSRVCHPYDPEHKEYKCGKECHKILCDQGHRCTLVCHRACPKKCPVKVEKIIPKCQHTQMVPCHQDPNTFACQEPCQKVLRCGHPCDSICGEPCISKCKVKVTLELKCGHVQQDACFYKTKIEELECKTPCDHQLKCGHTCHGDCGKCYQGRFHFPCFHQCERLLICSHKCREPCTRDCPPCQRPCENCCIHSRCMKPCGQPCAPCIEPCAWQCPHQRCSKLCHESCDRPPCIQPCAKILDCGHPCIGLCGDKCPSKCRICNHNEVTEIFFGTEDDPEAHFIQLEDCGHIIEFTAMDKYMGMDENQQANEEDVAITLKECPKCRTPIRKNLRYGSHINRRLAEIEMVKVKINGHQADFEKHRKALQEKWKENIDMFEMHQQDEYLQINDKLEQRYLTANDLWILENKMDFLIRVAKLLKIKREDMTFLRGYKFKRNVAEFVLWLNNQYQKFTDQQVFDLQRQLRRLTFLAELNVRCHKADKRGESDVIQSEVNTIKEILEKSGQFTEQDEQRVKETMNELNQKFPLTGLGISEEEREMIISAMKMPPGHWHKCPNGHVYLITECGGAMESRQCPDCDATIGGGSHRLASGNEVASEMDGAQHPAWSEGNNLLNFDQLDL